A genomic stretch from Achromobacter spanius includes:
- a CDS encoding tripartite tricarboxylate transporter substrate binding protein — translation MKASALQRFLMAGALALTVGSAHAAWPDDRPIELVVGFAPGGGTDVMARLVAQHMEKRLGDKARIIVVNKPGAGGEIAVRYVAAAKPDGYTLGMINAPGFVYLPVSKGAKYKPEDIRLIARLVDDPLLFIKRRGSNAPDDLTQLVAKLKQTPESLSFGHSGDGTTGHLALMDMERSQSVKGNSVPFKGGGDIRLGVLGDHIDYGLITVTEVPELNDPKGPFQAIAITSDKRHNDTIPTAAESGIALRYSSERGMGGPATLPDAIRDKLEQALQDMLKDPAFLAASGRDAQVLAFQPGDEWKASLDRQTRAFQDEAAARK, via the coding sequence ATGAAAGCAAGCGCATTGCAGCGGTTTCTGATGGCCGGGGCATTGGCACTGACGGTTGGGTCAGCTCATGCGGCCTGGCCGGATGACCGCCCGATCGAACTGGTCGTGGGCTTCGCGCCCGGCGGCGGCACCGACGTCATGGCGCGCCTGGTGGCGCAGCACATGGAAAAGCGTCTGGGCGACAAGGCTCGGATCATCGTGGTCAACAAGCCCGGCGCGGGCGGGGAAATCGCGGTCCGCTATGTTGCCGCCGCCAAGCCGGACGGCTACACGCTGGGCATGATCAATGCGCCCGGTTTCGTGTACCTGCCCGTCAGCAAGGGCGCAAAGTACAAGCCCGAGGACATCCGGCTCATCGCCCGCCTGGTCGATGACCCGCTGCTCTTCATCAAGCGCCGGGGTTCGAACGCGCCTGACGACCTGACGCAGCTCGTCGCGAAGCTCAAGCAAACGCCAGAATCGCTGTCGTTCGGCCATAGCGGCGACGGCACGACGGGCCACCTGGCCCTGATGGACATGGAACGCAGCCAGAGCGTGAAAGGCAACAGTGTGCCGTTCAAGGGAGGCGGCGACATCCGCCTGGGGGTGCTGGGCGATCACATCGACTACGGCTTGATCACCGTGACCGAGGTTCCGGAGCTGAACGACCCGAAAGGCCCCTTTCAAGCGATCGCGATCACCAGCGACAAGCGGCACAATGACACGATCCCCACGGCGGCGGAGTCCGGCATTGCCCTGCGATACTCCTCCGAGCGCGGCATGGGCGGGCCGGCCACCCTGCCGGACGCCATTCGCGACAAGCTCGAGCAGGCGCTCCAGGACATGCTCAAGGACCCCGCCTTCCTCGCGGCATCGGGGCGCGACGCCCAGGTGCTCGCGTTCCAACCGGGCGATGAGTGGAAAGCAAGCCTGGATCGCCAGACGCGCGCGTTCCAGGACGAAGCGGCCGCAAGGAAGTAG
- a CDS encoding Bug family tripartite tricarboxylate transporter substrate binding protein, translated as MRFPIRRWACGALASACSAAVMAAAPYPDKPIRLIVPWPAGGSADTIGRSLGDALGKHLNATVVVENMAGASGTIATTQFARAAPDGYTLLLASSSANVSAPNLYAKVHFDPIKDFAPIGEVALVPSVLIVPEHSPFKRPADIVAAARKQPGKLTYGSGGIGNSGHLSGELFRAINKIEVTHVPYKGNNPALTDLMGGRLDYMFDNGAIGHIQSQRVSALAVAADARLKAIPDVPTFEELGMAGMQLTTWFGLAAPAGTPGPIVDKLSSTLNAVMSDPAYAQRLIAMGAELRQSTPAAFTTFWAQELERYRQLVQSAGIQVN; from the coding sequence ATGCGCTTTCCCATCAGGCGTTGGGCGTGCGGCGCCCTCGCATCCGCGTGCAGCGCGGCCGTCATGGCGGCCGCGCCGTACCCGGACAAACCGATACGCCTCATCGTGCCTTGGCCGGCGGGCGGCTCGGCGGACACCATTGGCCGCTCGCTGGGCGATGCCTTGGGCAAACACCTGAATGCGACGGTTGTGGTCGAAAACATGGCGGGCGCTTCCGGCACCATCGCAACCACCCAATTTGCCCGCGCCGCGCCGGACGGCTACACCCTCCTGCTGGCCAGCAGCTCGGCCAACGTCTCGGCGCCCAATCTGTATGCCAAGGTGCACTTCGACCCGATCAAGGACTTCGCGCCGATTGGAGAAGTCGCGCTGGTGCCCAGCGTGCTCATCGTTCCCGAGCACTCGCCGTTCAAACGTCCGGCCGACATCGTGGCGGCGGCGCGCAAGCAGCCCGGCAAACTGACCTACGGGTCCGGCGGCATCGGCAACTCGGGACATCTGTCCGGCGAACTCTTCCGCGCAATCAACAAGATCGAGGTCACGCATGTGCCGTACAAGGGCAACAACCCTGCCTTGACCGACCTGATGGGAGGACGGCTGGACTACATGTTCGACAACGGCGCCATCGGACACATCCAGAGCCAGCGCGTGAGCGCGTTGGCCGTTGCCGCCGACGCCCGGCTCAAGGCCATTCCCGACGTGCCCACGTTCGAGGAACTGGGCATGGCCGGCATGCAGCTGACGACGTGGTTCGGCCTGGCGGCGCCGGCCGGCACACCCGGGCCCATTGTGGACAAGCTGAGCAGCACGCTGAACGCCGTCATGTCCGATCCCGCGTACGCGCAGCGCCTCATTGCCATGGGCGCGGAGCTGCGGCAAAGCACGCCGGCAGCCTTCACCACATTCTGGGCGCAGGAATTGGAACGCTACCGCCAGCTCGTCCAATCGGCCGGCATCCAGGTCAACTAG
- a CDS encoding LysR family transcriptional regulator, with translation MDLKQLKAFVTVAETGSVTSAARLLNIVQPAVSRQLKLLEDDIGTALFTRGRLGMELTDAGKTLEDYARRALNELDRARAEIRPSSGTVGGIVTVGLLPSTADMLSSALLSAVAAHYPGIRLRLTAGYAGHLQSWLETGDVDIALLYDSKPNPALKFRTLLEESLWFVGPPDSGLDTRTPVRMANIIGRPLVLPGAPHGLRSLVEQAARMQETELHIVAETNAMSVQKRLVLDGHGYTILPSIAVADDVDRSILAAAPVVDPLLVRRIVLAQPATRPIANSVRCVMNELIQCAREAVRNARWPSARWLAK, from the coding sequence ATGGACTTGAAGCAACTGAAGGCGTTCGTGACCGTGGCCGAGACGGGCAGCGTGACCAGCGCGGCCCGCCTGCTGAACATCGTGCAGCCAGCGGTCTCGCGGCAATTGAAGCTGCTGGAAGACGATATCGGCACGGCGCTCTTCACGCGCGGCCGCCTCGGCATGGAACTGACCGACGCCGGCAAGACGCTCGAGGATTACGCCCGCCGTGCCCTGAACGAACTGGACCGCGCCCGCGCCGAGATCCGGCCGTCCAGCGGCACGGTGGGCGGCATCGTCACCGTGGGGCTACTACCCAGCACGGCCGACATGCTGTCCAGCGCGCTGCTGTCCGCCGTGGCGGCCCACTATCCCGGCATCCGCCTGCGGTTGACGGCGGGGTATGCCGGGCACCTGCAGTCGTGGCTGGAAACCGGCGACGTGGACATCGCGCTGCTGTACGACTCCAAGCCGAATCCCGCGCTGAAATTCCGCACCTTGCTGGAAGAGAGCCTGTGGTTCGTGGGTCCGCCGGACAGCGGACTCGACACCCGCACGCCTGTCCGCATGGCCAACATCATCGGCCGGCCCCTGGTATTGCCGGGCGCGCCGCATGGCCTGCGCTCGCTGGTCGAACAGGCCGCGCGCATGCAAGAGACCGAGCTGCACATCGTGGCCGAGACCAATGCGATGAGCGTGCAGAAGCGCCTGGTGCTGGACGGGCACGGCTACACCATCCTGCCCTCGATCGCCGTGGCCGACGACGTGGATCGCTCAATCCTGGCCGCTGCCCCGGTCGTTGATCCGTTGCTGGTGCGGCGCATCGTGTTGGCGCAACCGGCCACCCGTCCCATCGCCAATTCCGTGCGTTGCGTCATGAACGAGCTGATCCAATGCGCGCGCGAGGCGGTGCGCAATGCACGCTGGCCCTCAGCCCGCTGGTTGGCCAAGTAG